A genomic stretch from Fusobacteriaceae bacterium includes:
- a CDS encoding NAD(P)/FAD-dependent oxidoreductase produces MEYDLVIVGGGPAGLAAALQARKEGVERILILERDKELGGILQQCIHNGFGLHEFKEELTGPEYALRFSEKVLQQGIECMVDTMVLEISDKKVIRAVNARSGYMEIHAGAVILAMGCRERTRGAIAIPGERPAGIFTAGAAQRYINMEGYMVGKKILILGSGDIGLIMARRLTLEGAEVKAVVELMPFSGGLARNIAQCLDDYGIPLYLSHTVVDVIGDARLEKVVIAAVDEQKRPIPGTEREYEVDALLLSVGLIPENDVSRKTGVLIDERTQGPVVNELMETNIEGIFACGNALHVHDLVDFVSAEARKAASAACRYLRREVKPGAYREIHAGEGVSYTVPQKFRAENLAEGLELFLRVKNIYRNRRIEVRDGETTILSLKRPHLAPGEMERVLVPGKLLEGFKGDSLTVTLAGGEGA; encoded by the coding sequence ATGGAATATGATCTTGTGATTGTCGGCGGGGGACCGGCGGGCCTCGCCGCGGCGCTTCAAGCGCGAAAAGAAGGCGTTGAGCGGATTCTCATCCTCGAGCGGGACAAGGAGCTCGGCGGAATCCTGCAACAGTGCATCCATAACGGCTTCGGCTTGCACGAATTCAAAGAAGAGCTGACGGGTCCCGAATACGCGCTCCGTTTTTCGGAAAAAGTCCTGCAACAGGGGATCGAGTGCATGGTCGACACCATGGTTCTTGAAATCAGCGACAAAAAAGTCATCCGGGCCGTCAATGCCCGGTCGGGTTATATGGAAATCCACGCGGGCGCAGTGATCCTCGCCATGGGTTGCCGGGAGCGGACCCGGGGCGCCATCGCCATTCCCGGAGAACGGCCCGCCGGAATCTTCACGGCGGGGGCCGCCCAGCGCTACATCAATATGGAAGGCTATATGGTGGGAAAGAAGATTCTGATCCTGGGTTCCGGCGACATCGGACTCATTATGGCGAGACGTCTTACCCTCGAAGGGGCCGAAGTCAAGGCCGTCGTGGAATTGATGCCCTTTTCCGGCGGGCTAGCGCGGAATATCGCCCAGTGCCTAGACGACTACGGCATCCCCCTTTACCTGAGCCACACGGTCGTCGACGTCATCGGCGACGCGCGCCTTGAAAAAGTGGTGATCGCCGCCGTTGACGAACAAAAGCGTCCGATTCCCGGTACGGAACGCGAATACGAGGTCGACGCGCTGCTGCTCTCGGTGGGGCTGATCCCCGAAAACGACGTTTCGCGAAAGACCGGGGTGCTCATTGATGAGAGAACCCAGGGGCCTGTCGTCAACGAGCTCATGGAGACCAATATCGAAGGGATTTTTGCCTGCGGGAACGCGCTCCATGTCCATGATCTTGTGGATTTCGTCAGCGCCGAGGCCAGAAAGGCCGCCTCCGCCGCCTGCCGCTACCTGAGGCGGGAGGTGAAGCCGGGCGCTTACCGGGAGATTCACGCGGGGGAAGGCGTGAGCTATACGGTGCCGCAAAAATTCCGGGCGGAAAATCTCGCGGAAGGCCTTGAGCTCTTCCTGCGGGTAAAAAATATCTACAGGAACAGACGGATTGAAGTCAGGGACGGAGAGACGACGATTCTTTCGCTGAAGCGCCCCCATCTGGCGCCCGGGGAAATGGAACGGGTCCTCGTTCCCGGAAAATTGCTTGAGGGATTCAAAGGGGACAGCCTGACGGTGACTCTCGCGGGAGGTGAAGGCGCGTGA